A genomic segment from Gemmatimonadota bacterium encodes:
- a CDS encoding vitamin K epoxide reductase family protein, giving the protein MRRMVIAALALIGVFVALYLTLYKMGVIGHLACGLGGCERVNTSKWAIFAGAPVAAWGVAFYTATFVVALVGTSPSWIDRREIAYVLAGMSFVGVAFTAWLTYLELFVIEAICKYCVTSAVIVTAIFIVSIADVAMGNRVQPGE; this is encoded by the coding sequence ATGAGACGGATGGTGATTGCCGCGCTCGCGCTGATCGGCGTGTTCGTGGCGCTGTATCTCACGCTGTACAAGATGGGCGTGATAGGACATCTCGCATGCGGGCTGGGGGGGTGCGAGCGCGTCAACACGAGCAAGTGGGCGATATTCGCCGGCGCGCCGGTGGCCGCGTGGGGGGTGGCGTTCTACACGGCGACGTTCGTGGTTGCACTGGTCGGAACGTCGCCGTCGTGGATCGATCGCCGCGAGATTGCCTACGTGCTCGCGGGGATGTCGTTCGTCGGCGTCGCGTTCACCGCGTGGCTCACGTATCTCGAGCTGTTCGTGATAGAAGCGATCTGCAAGTACTGCGTGACGTCGGCGGTGATCGTGACGGCGATCTTCATCGTGAGCATCGCCGACGTGGCGATGGGGAATCGAGTGCAGCCCGGCGAGTAG